GCACCCGCTCGTCCGTGCCCTCGGGCAGCACCACGTGCTTGAGGTCCGCCCGCGCCCGCTCGATCAGCCGGTGCTCGAACATCATCGGCGTGACCCGGTCGCCGCCCGACAGCGATATCCGTTCCGTGAGCACCCCGGTCGCCACGTGCGTCTCGAACAGGCCGAGCGCGATCTCCGCCTTCCTCGGCGTGGCCGCCGTCAACTTGCCCTCAAGCCCCGACAGGGCCGTGGCCGTCCCGAACGAGCCGCCCGGCACCGAAAGCACCGGCGTGCCCGGCGCGAGCCGCTCGGCCAGCGCCATCGTCTCGGGACCCGGGCGCGCGCCCAGCGTCAGCAGCAGGCCCGCGATGGGCGGGGACCCGGCCGAGTGCGCCGCGAGCGCCCCCACCACCAGGTCCGCGCGGTCGCCCGGCGTCAGCACCAGGCAGCTCTCCGTCAGCGCCGGCAGGAAGACGGGCAGCGTCGCGCCGCCGAACACGAAGTCCCGCACGTCGCGCGCGAGCCCCGTCGCGTCCCCGAGCAGCACCTCGGCGCCCAGCGCCTCCACCACCTGCGCCACCGTCGGCGCCGCGAGCGCGGGCTCCTCGGGCAGCACCCACACCGGAACGGGCAGGTGCCCGGCCAGCTCGCGCGCGGCGCGCACCGCGTCGCTGTCCCGCACCCGGTTGGCGATCATCGCCAGGACCTCGCAGCCGAGCGAGGCGAACGCGTGGTGCGCGTTGCGCACCTCCGCCACGATCGAGTCCGCGCCCTGCCCGAGACCCGAGACGACGGGCAGCACCGCCGCGCCGAACTCGTTCGCCAGCCGCCCGTTGAGCGTCAACTCCGCGGGCAACTGCGTGTCGGCGTAGTCGGTGCCGAGCACCAGCACCACGTCGTAGGCGCGCGCGACCGCGCGGAAACGCTCCAGCAGCCGGCCCACCAACTCGTCCGTGCCGCGTTCCGCCAGCAGCTCCGCCGCCTGCGCGTACTCCATGCCCCGCGCGGACTCCGGCGACTGCGCCAGCCGGTAGCGCGCACGCAACAGGTCGAACACCGGATCGGGCCCCGCGTGGGCCAGCGGTCTGAACACCCCCACCGGGCCCGCCTGCCGGGTCAGCAGCTCCATGACCCCCAGCTCGATCGCCTGCCGGCCGTCCCCGCGGCCGATGCCCGCCACGTACACGCTGCGCGTCACTTTCCCGTCCCGTCCCGGTCGTCCCGTCGCAAGCCTGCCTTGAGGGGATCTGGGCAGCATCTCTCCGATATCCCTCTTCCGACCGTACCCGCGAGGGGGTCACGGGCGCGCGCCGGGTCGACGCAGGCCGTTCGAAGGAGCCATGGTGTCGTGACACAATTCCGACGGCCGCAAGGGAGCGGTCGCCATTACCACAGCCGCTCACCCGTCTTCCGACCCCTCCCAAGCGAGCAGGAGAACGTTCCCCATGCGCATCGGAGTCCTCACCGCCGGCGGTGACTGCCCCGGCCTCAACGCTGTGATCCGCTCGGTCGTGCATCGTGCCGTCGTGGACCGCGGAGACCAGGTGATCGGGTTCGAGGACGGCTTCAAAGGGCTGCTCGAAGGGCGCTACAGGCCGCTCGACATCAACGAGGTCAGCGGCATCCTCGCGCGCGGCGGGACCATCCTCGGGTCGAGCCGCCTGGAGCGGCACCGGCTGGCCGAGGCGTGCGACAACGCGGAGGCGTTCCGGCGCAAGCTCAGCCTCGACGCGCTGATCCCCATCGGCGGCGAGGGCACCCTCACGGCGGCCAGCATGCTCTCCGCGGCCGGCATCCCCGTGGTCGGCGTGCCCAAGACCATCGACAACGACATCTCGGCCACCGACCGCACCTTCGGCTTCGACACGGCCGTCGGCGTCGCGACGGAGGCCATCGACCGGCTGAAGACCACCGCCGAGTCGCACCAGCGCGTCATGGTCGTCGAGGTCATGGGCCGGCACGCGGGCTGGATCGCCCTTGAGGCCGGCATGGCCGGCGGCGCGCACGGCATCTGCATCCCCGAGCGGCCGTTCCAGATCGACGACCTGTGCAAGATGGTCGAGGAGCGCTTCGCGCGCGGCAAGAAGTTCGCCGTGATCTGCGTCGCCGAGGGCGCCCGCCCCGCCGAGGGCTCCATGCCGTACGAACGCGGCGAGATCGACCCGTACGGGCACGAGCGGTTCACGGGCATCGGCCAGCGCCTCGCGAACGAGCTGGAACACCGGCTCGGCAAGGAGGCCCGCGCCATGATCCTCGGCCACATCCAGCGCGGCGGCACGCCCACGGCCTACGACCGGGTGCTGGCCACGCGCTTCGGCTGGCACGCCGTGGAGGCCGCGCACCGCGGCGAGTTCGGCATGATGACGGCGCTGCGCGGCACCGACATCGTGATGGCCCCGCTGGCCAACGCGACGGCCGAGCTGAAGCGCGTCCCGCAGAACCGCATGGACGAGACCGAAGCCGTCTTCTGAGCCGTTCGCCCCCGTTCTCCGCTGTTCCCCCCTTCCACCGAACTTGCACCGAACGGTAGTTGCGCCGTCGCTGAGCGTGGGCAATC
Above is a genomic segment from Streptomyces marincola containing:
- a CDS encoding ATP-dependent 6-phosphofructokinase, coding for MRIGVLTAGGDCPGLNAVIRSVVHRAVVDRGDQVIGFEDGFKGLLEGRYRPLDINEVSGILARGGTILGSSRLERHRLAEACDNAEAFRRKLSLDALIPIGGEGTLTAASMLSAAGIPVVGVPKTIDNDISATDRTFGFDTAVGVATEAIDRLKTTAESHQRVMVVEVMGRHAGWIALEAGMAGGAHGICIPERPFQIDDLCKMVEERFARGKKFAVICVAEGARPAEGSMPYERGEIDPYGHERFTGIGQRLANELEHRLGKEARAMILGHIQRGGTPTAYDRVLATRFGWHAVEAAHRGEFGMMTALRGTDIVMAPLANATAELKRVPQNRMDETEAVF
- the pta gene encoding phosphate acetyltransferase — protein: MTRSVYVAGIGRGDGRQAIELGVMELLTRQAGPVGVFRPLAHAGPDPVFDLLRARYRLAQSPESARGMEYAQAAELLAERGTDELVGRLLERFRAVARAYDVVLVLGTDYADTQLPAELTLNGRLANEFGAAVLPVVSGLGQGADSIVAEVRNAHHAFASLGCEVLAMIANRVRDSDAVRAARELAGHLPVPVWVLPEEPALAAPTVAQVVEALGAEVLLGDATGLARDVRDFVFGGATLPVFLPALTESCLVLTPGDRADLVVGALAAHSAGSPPIAGLLLTLGARPGPETMALAERLAPGTPVLSVPGGSFGTATALSGLEGKLTAATPRKAEIALGLFETHVATGVLTERISLSGGDRVTPMMFEHRLIERARADLKHVVLPEGTDERVLRAAEVLLRRNVCELTLLGDEAAVRKRAADLGVDLGGGESPVQIVDPVTSPLRERFAEVYAGLRAHRGVTYELAYDVVADVSYFGTLMVREGLADGMVSGAAHSTAATIRPAFEVIRTKPEASIVSSVFFMCLADKVLAYGDCAVNPDPDAAQLADIAIQSAATAAQFGVEPRIAMLSYSTGTSGSGADVDKVREATELVRRQRPDLKVEGPIQYDAAVEPSVAATKLPGSEVAGQATVLVFPDLNTGNNTYKAVQRSAGAVAVGPVLQGLRKPVNDLSRGALVQDIVNTVAITAIQAQQGTRERDERPARPGREGRTEAEMKGNA